One Larus michahellis chromosome 11, bLarMic1.1, whole genome shotgun sequence genomic region harbors:
- the LOC141750076 gene encoding histidine--tRNA ligase, cytoplasmic-like — MLRLGPLAAAAGRLLPVGPRLGSTRPARGWVSHSRAWPPGPVGDRGLLSRQVRAVTGSAHGGGRGPVLKTPKGTRDHPPDQAALRDRLLAAVVACFKRHGAAAIDTPVLELRETLTGKYGEEAKLIYELQDQGGELLALRYDLTVPFARYLAMNKITNMKRYHVAKVYRRDNPATTRGRYREFYQCDFDIAGQFDPMIPDAECLKIVHEILSDLQLGDFLIKVNDRRILNGVFAVCGIPESKFITTCSTVDKLDKIPWQDVKNEMVGEKGLSPEAADRIGEYVQLHGGLDLIERLLQDPKLSQNKLAKEGLGDMKLLFEYLTLFGITGKISFDLSLARGLDYYTGVIFEAVLLQQENDHVEEPVSVGSVAGGGRYDGLVGMFDPKGRKVPCVGVSIGIERIFSILEQRAKASGEKVRATETEVLVATPQKQLLAARLKLISELWDAGIKAEMFYKKDPKLLKQLQYCEDTGIPLAAIVGEQELTDGVVKLRDVATREEVDIPREKLVDEIRRRLEP, encoded by the exons ATGCTGCGGCTGGGCCCgctcgccgctgccgccgggcgcCTCCTGCCCGTCGGGCCCCGCTTGGGGTCGACGCGCCCCGCCAGAGGCTGGGTGAGCCACTCTCGGGCCTggccgccggggccggtgggTGACCGCGGCCTCCTGTCCCGGCAGGTACGGGCGGTGACGGGCTCGGCCCACGGCGGCGGTCGGGGCCCGGTTCTGAAGACGCCCAAG GGCACCCGCGACCACCCCCCGGATCAGGCGGCGCTCCGGGACCGGCTCCTCGCCGCCGTGGTGGCCTGCTTCAAGCGGCACGGGGCGGCCGCCATCGACACCCCCGTGCTGGAGCTGCGG GAGACTCTGACAGGGAAGTACGGGGAGGAGGCGAAGCTCATCTACGAGCTGcaggatcagggaggggagctgctggccctgcgCTACGACCTGACC GTGCCCTTCGCTCGCTATTTGGCGATGAACAAGATCACCAACATGAAGCGCTACCACGTCGCTAAGGTCTACAGGCGGGACAACCCGGCCACGACCAGGGGCCGCTACAGGGAGTTCTACCAGTGC GATTTTGACATCGCTGGGCAGTTCGACCCGATGATTCCTGACGCCGAGTGCCTGAAGATCGTGCACGAGATTCTGAGTGACCTGCAGCTTGGGGACTTTCTCATTAAG GTCAATGACAGACGGATTTTGAATGGTGTGTTTGCCGTCTGCGGCATCCCAGAGAGCAAGTTCATAACTACGTGCTCTACTGTGGACAAGCTGGACAAG ATACCATGGCAGGACGTGAAGAATGAGATGGTAGGAGAGAAGGGGCTCTCTCCCGAGGCTGCAGATCGCATCGGGGAGTATGTCCAGCTTCACG GTGGCCTGGACCTGATTGAGCGGCTTCTGCAGGACCCCAAGCTGTCCCAGAACAAGCTGGCcaaggaggggctgggggacatgaaGCTGCTGTTTGAGTACCTGACCCTGTTTGGCATCACAGGGAAG ATCTCTTTCGACCTGAGCCTGGCGCGGGGTCTGGACTATTACACGGGGGTGATCTTTGaggctgtcctgctgcagcaggagaacgATCACGTGGAGGAGCCGGTCAGCGTTGGGAGCGTGGCTGGAGGCGGTCGCTACGACGGGCTGGTGGGGATGTTTGATCCCAAGGGACGGAAGGTGCCCTGCGTGGGGGTCAGCATTGGGATCGAGCGGATCTTCTCCATCCTAGAGCAGAGGGCGAAG GCTTCTGGGGAGAAAGTTCGAGCAACTGAGACAGAAGTGCTGGTGGCTACACCTCAGAAACAGTTACTCGCTGCGAGACTGAAGCTCATCTCCGAGCTGTGGGATGCAGGGATCAAG GCAGAGATGTTCTACAAGAAGGATCCTAAACTGCTGAAGCAGCTGCAGTATTGCGAGGACACGGGGATCCCCCTTGCTGCCATTGTAGGAGAGCAAGAGCTGACAGATGGAGTCGTCAAGCTGCGAGATGTAGCAACAAGAGAGGAG GTTGATATCCCAAGAGAAAAGCTTGTTGATGAGATCAGAAGAAGGCTGGAGCCCTAG